AGTCGCCGAAACGGTGGAGCGGACTTGCGAACAATGCCGGGGCAAGCCGGTTGCCGAGATGGCATCGGAGCTAGTTTCGGCATTCCTGGCTGTCAAACTGCGTAATCCAGCAATGTCCAAGGCGCTTTACGCGATTGCTGCGGAGCGGGGTGGAGCTGAATTGGTCGCGCGTATCAACATCCGAATGGTGACAGCCACTGCTGCCATGTTGGTGAGCGCACCGGACGCAGATTTTGAAGACCCGACATTGATCGCCACTGTTTCGCTCACCGCTCTCACCGGACCGGTGCGAGCTCTGCTCGAAGGCTACGCGACACCGCTTTTCGAAAGCTGTCTCGAACAGCAGGCAACACTACTTTTGACG
The DNA window shown above is from Pseudomonas sp. BSw22131 and carries:
- a CDS encoding TetR/AcrR family transcriptional regulator; this encodes MNNLKASLKPRKSAVQARSTATVDALHTATLQVLTQHGLVRCTTTRVAERAGMSVGSVYQYYPNRDALLAAVLEKHLLEVAETVERTCEQCRGKPVAEMASELVSAFLAVKLRNPAMSKALYAIAAERGGAELVARINIRMVTATAAMLVSAPDADFEDPTLIATVSLTALTGPVRALLEGYATPLFESCLEQQATLLLTAYLGMYRRPA